The Arachis ipaensis cultivar K30076 chromosome B07, Araip1.1, whole genome shotgun sequence genome includes a window with the following:
- the LOC110265112 gene encoding uncharacterized protein LOC110265112 yields the protein MSSSESTSNEVPSERTPEVGGEIVESAVHSSTDSGVLTEPPPHPRSKKRKVHSTNVGATPGATPTNPSPSTVETDEEDSKDETNEGNRKPSRPRSWTWEHFTRDPKSKPSHPRAKCNWCGASYACDSHRNDRNDMRYHS from the exons ATGTCTTCTTCGGAG tCAACAAGCAATGAGGTGCCCAGTGAGCGGACGCCTGAAGTTGGGGGTGAAATTGTTGAGTCCGCGGTACATTCTTCAACGGACAGCGGCGTGCTTACCGAACCCCCGCCCCATCCTAGATCAAAGAAGAGGAAGGTTCATTCAACTAATGTGGGTGCAACTCCGGGAGCAACTCCAACAAATCCATCTCCAAGTACTGTGGAAACTGATGAAGAGGATAGCAAGGATGAAACTAATGAAGGTAACAGAAAACCTTCTAGACCTAGATCTTGGACTTGGGAACACTTTACAAGGGATCCTAAGTCCAAGCCATCACATCCTAGGGCTAAATGTAATTGGTGTGGTGCATCATATGCATGTGACTCTCATAGAAATGATAGAAATGATATGCGTTATCATTCTTGA